From Actinoplanes oblitus, a single genomic window includes:
- a CDS encoding DUF3492 domain-containing protein, whose product MNPTPSRERICLLTGGGYPYRRDALGGWCRSLVENLHRFRFELLTVTDRELPSAPAYPLPFNVGSARAVALGREPARSERRRAQLPEGAADAVARFCRGMLDETATEEFADGLRWIAELAGNRPSPLTRLPLAEKLLDAWRGRADGVPEAPPPPKLSVRDARTAATLLRHAMRALAVPVPEADLVHCVGGTTPLLAALAGRWRSGTPLLLTEARTPVTRQRPAEERLSPAVRLILRRFRSAVARTGYAEAELIAPLSAYHHGWALDHGAEPTRLVQVPAGVDPKEYPGAAELDAPPTVVWAGSGGPDSGLTLVLDAFTEVAAALPGAVLHLVGVTATHEEHCADQIERTGLGRAVRLHPLPADPRERFTVGQVVAHVPGPSDPPYRLVEAMMSGRPVVAVDIGPAGETLGETGVVVPADDPSELAIAIVDLLRATQRRRTLGDAARQRALSHFTVDRVVRVYGALYTDLAAPPPAPAFELALAVPAPRTPMPATLRWLTRED is encoded by the coding sequence GTGAATCCGACCCCGTCCCGCGAGCGCATCTGTCTGCTCACCGGCGGCGGATACCCGTACCGCCGGGACGCCCTCGGAGGTTGGTGCCGGTCGCTCGTCGAGAACTTGCACCGGTTCCGCTTCGAGCTGCTCACCGTCACGGACCGGGAACTGCCGTCCGCGCCCGCGTACCCACTTCCGTTCAATGTCGGCTCGGCGCGCGCCGTCGCGCTGGGCCGCGAACCGGCCCGCTCCGAGCGGCGCCGCGCCCAGCTCCCGGAGGGTGCCGCCGACGCCGTCGCCCGGTTCTGCCGGGGGATGCTCGACGAGACCGCCACCGAGGAGTTCGCCGACGGGCTGCGGTGGATCGCCGAACTGGCCGGGAACCGGCCCAGCCCGCTGACCCGGCTGCCACTGGCCGAGAAACTGCTCGACGCGTGGCGGGGGCGGGCGGACGGCGTACCGGAAGCGCCGCCTCCGCCGAAGCTCAGCGTGCGCGACGCGCGGACCGCTGCCACCCTGCTGCGGCACGCCATGCGGGCCCTCGCCGTGCCGGTCCCGGAAGCGGACCTGGTGCACTGCGTGGGCGGCACGACACCGCTGCTGGCCGCGCTCGCCGGGCGGTGGCGCAGCGGCACACCGCTGCTGCTCACCGAGGCGCGCACGCCGGTCACCCGGCAGCGGCCGGCCGAGGAACGGCTGTCACCGGCGGTCCGGCTGATCCTGCGGCGGTTCCGGAGCGCGGTGGCCCGGACCGGGTACGCCGAGGCGGAGCTGATCGCGCCGTTGAGCGCCTACCACCACGGCTGGGCGCTCGACCACGGAGCGGAGCCGACCCGCCTGGTCCAGGTGCCGGCCGGGGTGGATCCGAAGGAGTACCCGGGCGCCGCCGAGCTGGACGCGCCACCGACGGTGGTGTGGGCCGGCAGCGGTGGACCGGACAGCGGGCTGACCCTGGTGCTGGACGCGTTCACCGAGGTCGCGGCGGCCCTGCCGGGTGCCGTGCTGCACCTGGTCGGTGTCACCGCGACGCACGAGGAGCACTGCGCCGACCAGATCGAGCGGACCGGGCTGGGACGTGCGGTACGGCTGCACCCGCTGCCCGCCGACCCGCGCGAGCGATTCACCGTCGGGCAGGTGGTGGCGCACGTGCCGGGACCGTCCGATCCGCCGTACCGGCTGGTCGAGGCGATGATGTCGGGCCGCCCGGTGGTCGCCGTGGACATCGGGCCGGCCGGCGAGACGCTCGGCGAGACCGGGGTGGTGGTCCCCGCCGACGACCCGTCCGAGCTGGCCATCGCGATCGTCGACCTGCTCCGGGCCACCCAGCGCCGGCGCACGCTGGGCGACGCGGCCCGGCAGCGCGCGCTCAGCCACTTCACCGTCGACCGGGTGGTGCGGGTGTACGGCGCCCTCTACACCGATCTGGCCGCGCCACCGCCGGCGCCGGCCTTCGAACTCGCGCTCGCCGTGCCGGCGCCGCGGACTCCGATGCCGGCCACACTGCGCTGGCTGACCAGGGAGGACTGA